From a single Fulvivirga ulvae genomic region:
- a CDS encoding glycosyltransferase family 2 protein has translation MLLNKNLDVSIVSANYNNAPYLEVFLNSILESTYLPKEIIIVDDKSTDNSLDILSKYSMSYDIITVIKLENNQGFAKALNIGLEKATGKYVARIDPDDCMHPQRIEKQYFYLTNHPSITAIGSNAFYFKHSIKNQLFKSNFPVNTQIIHDRYLKGEHGLLHGTVMIKSDIIKLYQYRQKNVPAEDYDIFSRILRDGHIFFNFKECLTGVRIHSNSVSNSLPYSTIKKTYDLRKEIFNKSTPKIKIFIMYFHMKFYRKYLFEDNKVKAIYYLVISSIFRPDKVFRKFKIW, from the coding sequence ATGCTACTAAATAAAAACTTAGATGTCTCTATTGTATCTGCGAACTATAATAATGCGCCATACCTTGAGGTTTTTTTAAACAGCATATTAGAATCAACGTATTTGCCAAAAGAAATTATTATTGTTGACGATAAGTCAACAGATAACTCTTTAGACATTCTTTCCAAATATTCTATGTCTTATGACATAATAACTGTTATAAAATTAGAAAATAATCAAGGCTTTGCAAAGGCTCTTAATATAGGGCTAGAAAAAGCAACAGGGAAATATGTAGCAAGGATAGACCCAGATGACTGCATGCATCCGCAGAGAATTGAAAAGCAATATTTTTACCTTACAAACCATCCCTCTATAACCGCAATTGGGAGTAACGCATTTTATTTCAAACACTCAATTAAAAATCAACTTTTCAAATCAAATTTCCCGGTCAACACTCAAATTATTCATGATAGGTACTTAAAAGGCGAACACGGGTTACTGCACGGCACCGTAATGATCAAATCTGACATAATTAAATTATATCAATACAGACAAAAAAATGTACCAGCAGAAGATTATGATATTTTCAGCAGAATATTGAGAGATGGACACATTTTTTTTAATTTTAAGGAATGCCTTACAGGGGTTAGAATACATTCAAATAGCGTCTCAAATAGTTTACCATATAGTACAATAAAAAAGACTTATGATCTAAGAAAGGAAATATTTAATAAAAGCACTCCAAAAATAAAAATCTTCATTATGTATTTTCACATGAAGTTTTATAGAAAATACCTTTTTGAAGACAATAAGGTAAAAGCTATTTACTATTTAGTAATTTCCTCAATTTTTAGACCTGATAAAGTGTTTAGGAAATTTAAAATATGGTAA
- a CDS encoding sialidase family protein, which translates to MKALISNTTLLSLKVLMLERYNLLFICIVYLFSISCTDELDRVLHDPNDTIALHPPSIYFNINDSSQNYLRYTNRLWQGIPSIERTKEGVLWAVWYSGDVNEGTDNYVTVSMSKDDGLTWQKNAIIIEPEPGVRAFDPTIWYSEKDQHLYIFWTQSYEFWDGRGGVWYIRSPGLKSEEDHWSTPRRIYDGVMINKPIQLLDERILLPVSIWGDIYPGVHHFKPPHPEIQHKAGVNVVSTTDFNKFHLESIIKVPKAIKEVDEPQLVEIDKNVIHAILRTKKGTFSSTSFDNGYNWSPLSSIDLQPTTNSRSHIKKLRSGNFLFVQNNSLVREKLTVYLSRDKMKSWESLIIDERMGVSYPDVAEGENGNLYAIYDRSRSYAKEIILCRFNEKDIITGNKNGISCSIIDNAR; encoded by the coding sequence ATGAAAGCCTTAATAAGTAATACCACATTATTATCCTTAAAAGTTTTAATGTTAGAAAGGTACAATCTATTGTTTATATGTATAGTTTATTTATTCTCCATATCCTGTACGGATGAGCTAGATAGAGTACTTCATGATCCTAATGATACTATTGCTTTACACCCCCCATCAATATATTTCAACATCAATGATAGTTCTCAAAACTATTTAAGATATACAAACCGTCTTTGGCAAGGCATACCTAGCATTGAAAGAACAAAAGAGGGTGTACTATGGGCAGTATGGTATAGTGGTGATGTAAATGAAGGAACGGACAATTATGTTACTGTCTCAATGAGTAAGGATGACGGTCTAACATGGCAGAAAAATGCAATTATAATTGAGCCTGAACCAGGTGTTAGAGCTTTTGACCCAACGATTTGGTATTCAGAAAAAGATCAGCATTTGTATATCTTTTGGACTCAGTCATATGAATTTTGGGATGGTAGAGGTGGTGTTTGGTATATAAGATCTCCAGGGTTAAAGTCTGAGGAAGACCATTGGTCAACTCCGAGGAGGATATATGATGGTGTAATGATAAACAAGCCAATTCAATTACTTGACGAAAGAATACTGCTTCCTGTTTCCATTTGGGGAGATATTTACCCTGGGGTTCATCATTTTAAACCCCCTCATCCGGAAATACAACATAAGGCCGGAGTGAATGTAGTAAGCACCACAGATTTTAATAAATTTCACCTTGAGAGTATAATTAAAGTCCCAAAAGCTATCAAAGAAGTTGATGAACCGCAACTAGTTGAAATAGATAAAAATGTTATTCACGCCATCCTCAGAACAAAAAAAGGAACATTCTCATCAACTTCTTTTGATAATGGATACAACTGGTCACCGCTCTCTTCTATAGATTTACAGCCCACCACAAATTCTCGGTCACATATTAAAAAACTCCGTTCTGGAAATTTTCTATTTGTTCAAAATAATAGTTTGGTAAGAGAAAAGTTAACTGTTTATTTGTCAAGAGACAAAATGAAAAGTTGGGAGTCACTAATAATAGATGAGAGAATGGGAGTCTCATACCCAGATGTAGCTGAGGGTGAGAATGGAAATTTGTATGCAATCTATGATCGAAGCAGATCGTACGCCAAAGAAATCATTCTCTGCAGATTTAATGAGAAAGACATAATTACAGGTAATAAAAACGGGATCTCCTGTAGTATTATAGATAACGCTAGATGA
- a CDS encoding aldolase catalytic domain-containing protein yields MSIEILDCTLRDGGYYTNWNFPQDLSENYFTVLNTLPIDYIEVGYRSTPMAFYFGEYFYCPEYLLKRIKELCPKKKLAIILNEKDTTSEDLDYLLTPCKGIIDLVRMAIDPANFDRAVSLAKQIKNMGFDVAFNVMYMSEWKNNPAFLDKIPSINGLVSFFYMVDSYGGILPDEIKEITKIVQEKTNTSLGFHGHNNLEMALINSLTAIECGCKIIDCTITGMGRGAGNLKTELLITYLASKGLINAQDNGLSDLVSNFEYLQKEYEWGTNLPYMISGAYSLPQKDVMSWISKKRYSTSNIINALNNRINKSNDTTKLQPLKNIKQDQAIIIGGGTSASSHFNAIKELVHENHNLTIIHSSTRNITAYNTIETEQYFCLPGNEAYKLTKYKSILLSNDYKFVYPPSPRQMGTYLPPFISDDAYELNEINIVEKYKDSPLAIALQTAIELGCQYINLVGFDGYSDTIDTTQFELTQENQYIIDSANKLIKLTSWTPTRYKNIKVVSIYSLLK; encoded by the coding sequence ATGAGTATAGAAATTTTAGATTGCACACTCAGGGACGGTGGATATTATACAAACTGGAATTTCCCACAAGACCTCAGCGAAAATTACTTCACAGTCCTTAATACTCTACCCATTGACTATATAGAAGTAGGATATAGAAGTACACCTATGGCATTCTATTTTGGTGAGTATTTCTATTGTCCTGAATATTTATTAAAAAGAATTAAAGAATTGTGTCCTAAGAAGAAATTAGCAATCATTCTTAATGAAAAAGATACCACTTCTGAGGATTTAGATTATCTCCTAACTCCATGCAAAGGAATAATAGACTTGGTTAGAATGGCTATTGACCCTGCTAATTTTGATCGCGCAGTAAGTTTGGCAAAACAAATCAAAAACATGGGATTTGATGTGGCATTTAATGTCATGTACATGTCCGAATGGAAAAACAATCCAGCTTTCCTTGACAAGATTCCAAGTATAAATGGATTAGTCAGCTTCTTCTATATGGTTGATTCTTATGGAGGAATATTACCTGATGAAATAAAAGAAATCACAAAAATCGTACAAGAAAAAACAAATACCTCTCTTGGGTTTCATGGACATAATAATCTTGAAATGGCCTTGATAAATAGTTTAACTGCTATTGAGTGTGGGTGTAAAATTATTGATTGTACCATAACAGGTATGGGCAGGGGTGCTGGTAACTTGAAGACTGAACTTCTCATTACATATCTTGCATCCAAGGGATTAATTAATGCTCAAGACAATGGTCTTAGTGATCTGGTTTCAAATTTTGAGTATTTACAAAAAGAGTATGAATGGGGAACTAATTTGCCGTACATGATTTCTGGAGCTTATTCTCTTCCCCAAAAAGATGTTATGTCATGGATAAGCAAGAAGAGGTATTCAACTAGCAATATTATTAATGCACTAAACAACAGAATAAATAAATCTAATGACACAACAAAACTTCAACCATTAAAAAATATTAAACAAGATCAAGCCATCATTATTGGAGGAGGAACCTCTGCATCTTCTCATTTTAACGCTATCAAAGAGCTGGTTCATGAAAACCATAACCTGACAATTATCCATTCTAGTACCCGGAATATTACCGCCTACAATACAATAGAAACTGAACAGTACTTCTGTTTACCTGGTAATGAAGCATACAAATTGACTAAGTATAAGTCTATCTTGTTATCAAATGATTACAAGTTTGTATACCCACCTTCACCTAGACAAATGGGCACTTATTTACCGCCCTTTATATCCGATGATGCCTATGAATTAAATGAAATTAATATTGTAGAAAAATATAAAGACAGCCCTCTAGCTATTGCATTACAAACTGCTATTGAATTGGGGTGCCAATATATAAACTTAGTCGGTTTTGACGGGTATTCTGATACAATAGATACAACTCAATTTGAACTAACTCAAGAGAACCAATATATTATCGACTCCGCAAATAAACTTATTAAACTGACATCATGGACACCAACAAGATATAAAAATATTAAGGTTGTTTCAATCTATAGTTTGCTTAAATAA
- the rfbB gene encoding dTDP-glucose 4,6-dehydratase, which translates to MKNILITGGAGFIGSNFVPYFLNKYSEYNLINLDKLTYAGDLVNLEEVKSDDRYTFVQGDICDRSLIEELFKQYNFQGVIHFAAESHVDNSIEGPEAFINTNINGTFTLIDVARKFWMNAPFEKKNEFKEARFHHISTDEVYGTLGETGFFKETTPYAPNSPYSASKASSDMLVRSYFHTYGLNVVTTNCSNNYGPKQHDEKLIPVIIQKALNGENIPIYGDGKNIRDWLYVLDHCKGIDLVFHKGKSGETYNIGGRNERNNNEVANTICEILDKKSPRKDGLSYKSQITYVKDRAGHDRRYAIDASKIETELGWKADENFVTGIEITVEWFLHKYYNY; encoded by the coding sequence ATGAAAAATATATTAATAACCGGCGGTGCCGGATTCATTGGATCCAATTTCGTTCCATATTTTCTAAATAAATATTCTGAGTACAATCTAATCAACCTGGATAAACTAACTTATGCTGGTGACCTTGTAAATTTAGAGGAAGTAAAATCTGACGATAGATATACATTTGTTCAGGGAGATATTTGTGACAGGAGTTTAATTGAAGAACTTTTTAAGCAGTACAACTTTCAGGGAGTTATCCATTTTGCAGCTGAATCGCATGTAGACAACTCCATTGAGGGACCTGAAGCATTCATCAACACAAATATCAATGGCACATTTACCTTAATTGATGTTGCTCGTAAATTCTGGATGAATGCCCCTTTCGAGAAAAAGAATGAATTCAAGGAAGCACGCTTTCATCATATTTCCACCGATGAAGTTTATGGCACTCTTGGAGAGACAGGTTTTTTCAAAGAAACTACGCCGTATGCTCCAAACAGTCCATACTCTGCCTCAAAGGCTTCCAGTGACATGCTGGTAAGGAGTTATTTCCATACCTATGGCCTAAATGTTGTTACAACTAACTGCTCCAACAACTACGGTCCTAAACAGCACGATGAAAAGTTAATACCTGTAATTATTCAAAAAGCCCTGAATGGTGAAAACATCCCTATATACGGCGACGGGAAAAATATAAGAGATTGGTTGTATGTACTGGATCACTGCAAAGGCATTGATCTTGTCTTTCACAAAGGCAAATCAGGAGAGACATATAATATTGGAGGAAGAAATGAGAGAAATAATAATGAAGTAGCTAATACAATTTGTGAAATACTTGATAAAAAGAGCCCAAGAAAAGATGGGCTATCGTATAAATCGCAGATTACTTATGTAAAAGATCGTGCTGGCCATGACAGACGATATGCTATTGATGCCTCTAAAATAGAAACTGAACTAGGTTGGAAAGCAGATGAGAATTTTGTCACAGGTATTGAAATAACTGTTGAATGGTTTCTACACAAATATTATAATTATTAA
- the rfbA gene encoding glucose-1-phosphate thymidylyltransferase RfbA → MKGIILAGGSGTRLYPLTKTISKQMLPIYDKPMIYYPLSVLMLANIKEILIITTPEDSEDFKNLLSDGSQLGLDIQYAVQPSPDGLAQAFIIGEDFIENDSCCLILGDNIFYGYNFSKTLIQAAQMQDGATVFGYYVKDPERYGVVEFTEDNQVVSLVEKPQNPKSNYAVTGLYFYDNTVAEKAKQIKPSSRGELEITDLNNMYLKEGSLRVELLGRGMAWLDTGTHQSLLQASNFVESIEERQGLKIACLEEIAFRKGYISKAQLIDLAQPLLKNQYGQYLTKIAEDKV, encoded by the coding sequence GTGAAAGGAATAATACTCGCAGGTGGCTCTGGCACAAGGCTTTATCCCCTTACCAAAACCATTTCAAAACAAATGTTGCCCATATATGATAAACCTATGATATATTATCCTTTGTCTGTTTTAATGCTTGCCAATATAAAGGAAATACTAATCATAACAACCCCTGAAGACTCAGAAGATTTTAAGAACCTGTTATCTGATGGCTCTCAGTTGGGTTTAGACATACAATATGCTGTGCAGCCTTCTCCAGACGGTCTGGCTCAGGCTTTTATTATTGGTGAAGATTTTATTGAAAATGACTCTTGCTGCCTAATACTGGGAGATAATATTTTCTATGGTTATAATTTCTCCAAAACATTGATACAAGCAGCTCAAATGCAGGACGGGGCTACTGTATTCGGTTATTATGTTAAGGATCCGGAAAGGTATGGAGTTGTAGAGTTCACCGAGGACAACCAAGTGGTATCCCTTGTGGAAAAACCCCAAAATCCAAAGTCAAACTACGCTGTAACCGGATTATATTTCTATGACAACACGGTTGCAGAAAAAGCTAAGCAAATCAAACCATCATCACGTGGTGAACTGGAAATAACTGATTTGAATAATATGTACCTCAAAGAAGGCAGTCTTAGAGTTGAATTATTGGGTAGAGGTATGGCCTGGCTTGATACCGGAACACATCAAAGCTTACTTCAAGCTTCTAACTTTGTAGAGTCAATTGAGGAAAGGCAAGGGCTTAAAATAGCTTGCCTGGAAGAAATTGCATTCAGGAAGGGCTACATTAGTAAAGCACAGCTAATAGATCTCGCTCAGCCGTTATTAAAAAACCAATATGGACAATATTTGACAAAAATAGCTGAAGATAAAGTATGA